GGTATGGCAGGCAGACATGCGGGAGTTCACCGTCGATGCGCCGTTCGACCTCGTCATCGTCCCCTTTCGGGCGTTCCTCCACAACCTGACTATCGACGACCAACTGGCCGCACTCCGGTCGCTCCTCGATGCGACGGCCGACGACGGCGAGTTGGTGCTGAACTTCTACGCGCCTGACTGCGAGTTCGTCGTCGAGAACTACGGCGTCGAAGAAACGGAAGCAGTCGAGGTTACGGGCGAACCGCACCGAGTGCTCCACCGTGCCGACTTCGAAGACGAAATCGACGCCATCGTCCGGGGCGAAAAGGTCCTCTTGGACGAACACGACGAGGTGGTCGCCTCTGAGACCTACCGATTGAAGTCGGTCTCGAAACGCGAGTTCGAACTCCTGTTGCGACTCGTCGGCGTGTCGTCGTGGACGCTGACGAACTTCGACGGCGACCCACCAGCGTCGGCAAAAGACGAACTCGTGTGGTCGATTCGACCGTAAAAGTGGGTCCGCAGTCTCTCAGGCCGCTTTCGGCTCGACTCGTGTTTCGACCGGTTCGCCGAAGGCGTAGACAGTCTGGTGAGCGGTGACCGTCACGCGAGCGAAGTCACCAGGTTCGAGGCCGTGTTCGGAGGCGTTCTGGACGATGATTTGCCGATAGGCCTCGTCGCGGCACTTCACGGAGTCGCCAGTTCCCTCTTCGACGACGAGCACGTCGTGTTCGGTGCCGACCATCTCTTCGTACGCGGCGGCGACGATGTCCATCTTGGCTTCGGACATCTCCTTCGACCGCTCTTTCTTGATGGTCCCACCGAGGCCCTTCAGGTCGGCAGCGTCGGTGCCGGGGCGCTTCGAGAAGCGCGTGACGTTGATCTTCTCGGGGCGAATCTCGCGGAGCAGGTCCATCGACTTCGCGTGGTCCTCGTCGGTTTCGGTTGGGTAGCCGACGATGAAGTCCGTCGAGAGCGTCCAATAGCCGAGCGTCTCGTCGAACGTCTCGACGATGTCACGGAACTTGTCGACGCGGTGCTGGCGGCGCATGTGTTCGAGGACTTCGTCGGACCCCGACTGCACGGGCGCGTGGATGAAGTTGTAGAGTTTGTCGTGCTTTGCGAACACGTCCGCGAGTTCCTGCCGGATGCCGTGGACGCCGCCGGGGTTGGCCATGCCGACACGAACGCGGAAGTCGCCCTCGATTTCCGAGCAGATGCGGTCGAGGAGTTCCGGAAGCTTCCGGTCGCCTTTGTCCCAGCCGTAGACGCCGGTGTCCTGGCCGGTGATGCGGAGTTCCTTCGCACCGGCGTGGACGAGTGCGCGGGCTTTCTCGACGTTCTCTTCGACCGATGGGGAGTCGACGCGACCGGTCGCGAACTTCGTGATGCAGTACGAACAGTTCGACATGCACCCGCGGGCGATGGGGAGGATGCCGACGACGCCGTCTAAGACGGGTTCGACACCCGGGCCGGGCGTCGGACATTCGCCGTTGGTGACGGCAGTCGGCACGTCGTCCCAGTGGAGAATCTGGGCGTCGATGCCCTCCTCGCGGAAGTCGTTCCCCTGTGCGAGCGCCATACAGCCGGTGATGATGAGGTCGGCCGTTTCCTGTTCGAGTTCTTTGGCCCGACGGAGCATGTTCCGCTCCGTCTTCTCCACGACCGTACAGGTGTTCATGATGGCAACGTCGGCTTCCTCGGGACCATCGACGCGGTAGTGACCCGCGTCGCGGAGCGCACTCTCGATGGCACGGCTCTCGCCGCGATTCGAGGTACAGCCGTACGTCTCGATGTGGTATCGGGCCATTCGGTTACTCCAAGTATCGGGTGCGCGGCCAAAAGCGACGCGGTATCCGACGAGACGACGACGGACTCGAAGGCTGTGAAAGACGGTGACCACGTACGATGGAGTCACATCCACTCTCCCTCGAATCACGTTCCGTATTCTGGATCTTCAGCCGCTGTAGATGCTCTGGTCGCCGGAATCATCCGTAAAACCGCGAATATAATTCATGCCCTCATCCGTTGTATATAGATTTGCTATGGAACTTAGTCTACGCGCGATTGCATACGGTTTCGCCGCAACACTCGTCATCGGGTTACTCAGTGGCTTCACAGTGCCGTTTACGAGCTTCACTCTCCCGACGATTGGGTACATCCTGACCGGGATTATCGGTGGGTTCGTCGCTGGATACATGGTCACGACGGGAACGACAGACGGCGCGATTAACGGCCTCGTCGCAACGACTGTCGGTGCCATATTCGTCGCCATCGGACTCGTCCTGTTCAACATCCTGTTCACAGGCGTGTTCTTCGGCCTGACCACGTTCGCGGCCGCCATCGTCATCATCGCGATCGCCGGCATCCCGGGCGCCCTCGGTGGCGCAGTCGGCAGCATGATGCACGACCGCTCCGCAGAACGTGCCGGCAGACCCGCTGCCTGA
The genomic region above belongs to Haloferax marinisediminis and contains:
- a CDS encoding class I SAM-dependent methyltransferase translates to MESDGVIDFYDTWAPFYDAEETPTTDVSYYVARASEVDGRVLEVGCGTGRIYLELLRENIDAAGIDLSESMLDRLREKATAEGLEPEVWQADMREFTVDAPFDLVIVPFRAFLHNLTIDDQLAALRSLLDATADDGELVLNFYAPDCEFVVENYGVEETEAVEVTGEPHRVLHRADFEDEIDAIVRGEKVLLDEHDEVVASETYRLKSVSKREFELLLRLVGVSSWTLTNFDGDPPASAKDELVWSIRP
- a CDS encoding tRNA (N(6)-L-threonylcarbamoyladenosine(37)-C(2))-methylthiotransferase — encoded protein: MARYHIETYGCTSNRGESRAIESALRDAGHYRVDGPEEADVAIMNTCTVVEKTERNMLRRAKELEQETADLIITGCMALAQGNDFREEGIDAQILHWDDVPTAVTNGECPTPGPGVEPVLDGVVGILPIARGCMSNCSYCITKFATGRVDSPSVEENVEKARALVHAGAKELRITGQDTGVYGWDKGDRKLPELLDRICSEIEGDFRVRVGMANPGGVHGIRQELADVFAKHDKLYNFIHAPVQSGSDEVLEHMRRQHRVDKFRDIVETFDETLGYWTLSTDFIVGYPTETDEDHAKSMDLLREIRPEKINVTRFSKRPGTDAADLKGLGGTIKKERSKEMSEAKMDIVAAAYEEMVGTEHDVLVVEEGTGDSVKCRDEAYRQIIVQNASEHGLEPGDFARVTVTAHQTVYAFGEPVETRVEPKAA
- a CDS encoding DUF5518 domain-containing protein, translated to MELSLRAIAYGFAATLVIGLLSGFTVPFTSFTLPTIGYILTGIIGGFVAGYMVTTGTTDGAINGLVATTVGAIFVAIGLVLFNILFTGVFFGLTTFAAAIVIIAIAGIPGALGGAVGSMMHDRSAERAGRPAA